The following coding sequences are from one Brienomyrus brachyistius isolate T26 chromosome 15, BBRACH_0.4, whole genome shotgun sequence window:
- the si:dkey-121a11.3 gene encoding uncharacterized protein KIAA1614 isoform X1, with amino-acid sequence MEGADIPVRPGGRRHPSPPPGGLRGVLPVDADQHPTASSPESGGPLPCLPPGSAVSALQSKVNALSKHRVVGKERDKRGQQARSSHTHGGRELSPVLPGPGSPPTCRSWHCSSDDEGESQRQDHTHPWDHLTSRDMEVQREVVGEDEGEGGATSSSSSLPWEASDEFSVEILQEGPSSKPRSPCKGFPRAGTPPMNGGAPLVEGSPHSEPAGSSSVWRELQRSDSLESHLRRYWEGEPDQAALLGGLWRADSWESICSGGGALSLAERVEMNRAILRQMLSKPRSKDTEGLEQRPKQNGNKATLNDSDWDSGISLQDGEHCTSRAFVLGDDLPLSPRQERAKRLLERARMKARSQPLKADHSILPVPRDSSPAVAPLLRSLPGKEGAASGNLSDSSSSDSACGPRRRYGQSPTRVRFEDESEKDAEVRYLERLRQRRRAGERAQGLLVSKPNLSAYVNGKKDGGDPGRAAHRGRAAQTAPECRAWGPQEDSLRNVRGRVMTVSKDPASRKCHSCGGLVDGSPGSHANAGLNPPSPQQPHGKGMPSQVPVNSVKRMVHTERIKETYIGEVAPTEDHGPDCLHSDGGNLNTRLWPPGEKWQVSGDVTVLPPNPYAVEQPEKPCHCSVSLDTQVRPLLDASGHSHQGTCPLPKKSALKLGPRNWPSGQRLVKLMPSPQGLPTHSDSPESLEPRLTQGAEQEPPATAASCPCQEQQCVGPGYRHESSSLPPPSWGPGPCIRPSVLKLPPSRTLPDHLALEPWDGASESAGHCQQWNGDQCQDPASASQAPHCRPDGRVRGPMRAEHLRANSPDMTVREEPYRRAPEYGSEQREGRSKLSLRKFFSAIGLNSVGKLVKARSSSMEHLSLPAKHSAAPHSPPHGQMKKAPSLQALNVESPLNQLRKASSVQSLQSPKRKTDRSGAYAPGQQPCSPVYSRGLQRALSVEDVGCPSLVRSVGRVAQTFPDGTLLLELSRPSHGPFGFLISRGKGRQDSGVYVEEMGDSNTQKLYAGLLGIGDEILEVNGEKVAGLSLDQVTRLMAQEGTASVRVLRHRRFPR; translated from the exons ATGGAGGGAGCAGACATCCCAGTCAGGCCAGGAGGAAGAAGGCACCCCAGCCCTCCGCCCGGCGGCCTGCGCGGTGTTCTGCCGGTGGATGCCGACCAGCACCCTACCGCCTCCAGCCCAGAGTCCGGGGGGCCGCTACCCTGCTTACCGCCGGGGTCAGCGGTGTCCGCCCTGCAGTCTAAGGTCAACGCCCTTTCCAAGCACAGGGTGGTGGGGAAAGAGCGAGACAAGAGGGGGCAGCAAGCCAGATCCAGCCACACACATGGGGGCAGGGAACTGTCACCTGTGCTCCCGGGTCCAGGATCGCCTCCTACCTGCAGGTCGTGGCACTGCAGCAGTGACGATGAGGGGGAATCCCAGCGCCAGGACCACACCCATCCCTGGGATCACTTGACCTCACGTGACATGGAGGTGCAGAGGGAGGTGGTGGGGGAGGATGAGGGTGAAGGAGGAGCCACCTCCAGCTCGTCCTCTTTGCCTTGGGAAGCCTCTGATGAGTTCAGTGTGGAAATCCTCCAGGAAGGACCATCTTCCAAGCCACGCAGCCCCTGCAAAGGCTTCCCTCGAGCTGGGACACCTCCCATGAATGGGGGCGCCCCCCTAGTGGAGGGGAGTCCCCATAGTGAGCCGGCAGGGAGCTCATCTGTATGGAGGGAGCTTCAGAGGTCGGACAGCCTGGAGAGTCACTTGCGGCGATACTGGGAGGGGGAGCCGGACCAGGCAGCCCTACTGGGGGGGCTCTGGAGGGCCGACAGCTGGGAGAGCATATGCAGCGGCGGGGGCGCCCTCTCGCTGGCCGAGCGGGTCGAGATGAACCGCGCCATCCTCAGGCAGATGCTCAGCAAGCCCAGGAGCAAAGACACTGAGGGCCTGGAGCAGAGGCCCAAACAGAACGGGAACAAAG CAACCCTGAACGACAGCGACTGGGACTCCGGGATCTCGCTCCAAGATGGCGAGCACTGCACAAG CAGGGCCTTTGTGCTCGGTGATGACCTGCCTCTGAGCCCCCGGCAGGAACGGGCCAAGAGGCTGCTGGAACGTGCACGCATGAAGGCCCGCTCGCAGCCGCTCAAGGCGGACCACAGCATCCTGCCCGTCCCGAGGGACAGCAGTCC ggcTGTAGCGCCGCTGCTCAGGTCTCTCCCAGGAAAGGAAGGGGCAGCGTCAGGAAATCTGAGTGACTCATCGAGCAGCGACTCAGCCTGTGGCCCCCGGCGGCGGTACGGCCAGTCCCCCACGCGCGTGCGCTTTGAGGACGAATCGGAGAAGGACGCCGAGGTGCGCTACCTGGAGCGGCTGCGGCAGAGGCGGCGGGCGGGTGAGAGGGCGCAAGGCCTGCTGGTGTCCAAGCCCAACCTCTCTGCTTACGTCAACGGCAAGAAGGATGGCGGAGATCCCGGCAGGGCGGCCCACCGAGGGCGAGCGGCGCAAACTGCGCCCGAGTGCCGGGCCTGGGGGCCGCAGGAGGACAGCCTGCGGAATGTCAGGGGGCGGGTCATGACTGTGAGTAAGGATCCGGCCAGCAGGAAGTGTCACTCTTGCGGGGGCTTAGTGGATGGGTCCCCAGGGTCCCATGCCAATGCCGGCTTGAACCCGCCATCACCTCAGCAGCCCCATGGGAAGGGCATGCCGAGCCAAGTGCCGGTGAACAGTGTGAAGCGCATGGTCCACACCGAGCGCATTAAGGAGACCTACATCGGCGAGGTCGCCCCCACAGAGGACCATGGTCCTGACTGCCTGCACAGTGATGGCGGGAACCTGAACACCAGGCTGTGGCCCCCTGGAGAAAAGTGGCAGGTCTCTGGTGATGTCACAGTGCTGCCTCCCAACCCATATGCCGTAGAGCAGCCTGAGAAACCCTGCCACTGCTCGGTGTCCCTGGATACTCAggtgcgccccctgctggatgcCAGTGGCCATAGCCATCAGGGCACCTGTCCTCTGCCAAAGAAATCTGCCCTGAAATTGGGGCCCAGGAACTGGCCAAGTGGCCAGCGGTTGGTGAAGCTCATGCCCTCACCTCAAGGTCTCCCCACCCACTCGGATTCCCCTGAAAGTCTGGAGCCAAGACTCACCCAGGGGGCGGAGCAAGAGCCACCTGCCACTGCTGCCTCATGTCCCTGCCAGGAGCAGCAGTGTGTCGGGCCGGGCTACAGACACGAAAGCTCCTCTCTACCCCCTCCGAGCTGGGGCCCTGGTCCATGCATCAGGCCCTCTGTACTGAAGCTCCCCCCCAGCAGGACTCTGCCTGACCACCTGGCTCTGGAGCCCTGGGATGGTGCATCAGAATCAGCAG GTCACTGCCAACAGTGGAATGGAGACCAATGTCAAGATCCCGCCTCCGCCTCACAAGCCCCCCACTGCAGACCTGACGGGCGGGTCAGGGGGCCAATGAGAGCGGAACACCTGAGGGCGAACAGTCCTGACATGACTGT CAGAGAAGAGCCCTACAGACGGGCCCCAGAATATGGATCTGAGCAGCGTGAGGGCAGATCCAAACTGTCACTGCGCAAGTTCTTCTCTGCTATTGGACTCAACAGCGTCGGCAAGCTGGTGAAGGCACGTTCCAGCAGCATGGAACACCTAAGCCTGCCTGCCAAGCACAGCGctgccccccacagccccccgcATGGCCAGATGAAGAAGGCACCCTCACTCCAGGCACTGAATGTG GAGTCTCCCTTGAACCAGTTGCGGAAAGCCTCGTCGGTACAAAGCCTGCAATCCCCCAAGAGGAAAACTGACCGGTCGGGGGCATATGCCCCAGGACAGCAGCCTTGCAGCCCGGTTTACAG cagggggctccAGCGAGCACTGAGCGTGGAGGACGTGGGCTGCCCCAGTCTGGTGCGGTCAGTGGGCCGGGTTGCCCAAACCTTCCCTGATGGGACTTTATTGCTAGAGCTCAGCAGACCCTCCCACGGCCCCTTTGGCTTCCTCATCTCTCGTGGAAAAGGGCGGCAGGATTCAG GTGTGTACGTGGAGGAGATGGGGGACAGCAACACGCAGAAGCTCTATGCCGGCCTGCTGGGGATCGGAGACGAGATCCTGGAGGTGAACGGGGAGAAGGTGGCCGGGCTGAGCCTGGACCAGGTGACACGGCTCATGGCACAGGAGGGCACGGCCTCCGTCCGCGTGCTACGACATCGCCGCTTCCCACGCTGA